In one window of Lewinella sp. 4G2 DNA:
- a CDS encoding gliding motility-associated C-terminal domain-containing protein: protein MKPYLSFLLLPLFFSLFQAPLSAGDGITTPGVLKSLVMEPEVSIDGPDTILICRGDTVQLTQTNNVADAGLRWSPEEGLLSALGDPTATVVPVVSRYYKVTVSNADGTASDSVYINVNQLIVPELIADTTVCEGTALPLVRSLVDNTRGTTYQYSPSRRFVEPTDVNSLVTPTAGGRPEYTLISTSADGICADTQLVSIQVTPSRLTISQPDTVFRCNDEDPLSLLVTAAPDVTTGEITWSPRQGIIDDLAQGGVNVRPTKDITYFVSAEVNGCPQTDSVHIRVDSLPTDLSLTSEPVMDPFCIGDTFNLRGEVFDVGDFPLIQHQWLTSPGIQSPERLYQGIFIAQDSALYQRQTVNGACVDTAEIQINVIKPPILIKDPENPVACPGEPLQLNVSFDPTRPAGELTWMDPTGALSCTECLDPVVTTNQSVTFMIEVIAEGSDCPSMDSYTVNIAPDVSPDLTTNTVVCPGTSLSLITGNVRDGIEYEISGGGQVLLDPNAEVTPTQTTTYTVTARNPAFEASSACGTVTQEITIQVADTYELFLDAPTSVCVGEQANFTARVEPNTPGVFSYTFGNGGTSQGANASLNITRDTTVSVTFIDNAGCNSLTQTATVLVDLAGIQPGIDATTLNGTEILGTAIIQGAEIVLTATGVPDDFSGTITWASNNGSPSTGTGRSITVRAPEEGRSLSYTLTVNPDNGCESSAFITFELVEEPFAIPEIISANQDGLNDDFQVFFTGGTAVDDFSLLVFNRFGQEVFNSSDPEEGWDGTKNGSPQNLGTYLFLTKFTIAGQEFQREGQFSLVR, encoded by the coding sequence ATGAAGCCATATTTGTCCTTCCTTCTGCTGCCTTTGTTTTTCTCGTTATTCCAGGCGCCCCTTAGCGCCGGCGACGGCATTACAACACCTGGCGTCTTAAAGTCTCTGGTAATGGAGCCCGAGGTGTCCATCGATGGCCCGGATACCATTCTAATCTGCCGCGGAGATACTGTTCAGCTTACGCAAACCAATAATGTCGCTGATGCCGGATTGCGTTGGTCGCCCGAGGAGGGTTTACTCAGTGCGCTGGGCGACCCCACCGCAACGGTGGTGCCAGTAGTTTCACGCTACTATAAGGTCACGGTCAGCAACGCGGACGGCACGGCATCCGATAGTGTCTATATCAACGTCAACCAACTCATCGTACCCGAGCTAATTGCGGATACTACCGTTTGCGAGGGTACGGCGCTGCCGCTGGTGCGAAGTTTGGTGGACAATACCCGTGGTACAACGTACCAGTACTCACCCTCAAGGCGCTTCGTCGAACCGACGGACGTAAACTCATTAGTTACACCGACGGCAGGCGGCCGCCCGGAGTACACCCTCATCTCTACGAGTGCTGATGGTATTTGTGCGGACACCCAACTAGTAAGCATACAGGTAACTCCAAGCCGACTGACCATTTCTCAACCGGACACCGTTTTCCGCTGCAACGATGAAGACCCGCTCAGCCTACTTGTTACCGCGGCCCCAGATGTTACGACTGGCGAGATCACCTGGTCCCCCCGCCAGGGAATCATCGACGATCTCGCGCAGGGTGGCGTAAACGTCCGCCCAACGAAGGACATCACCTATTTTGTATCCGCCGAAGTCAATGGCTGCCCCCAAACAGACTCCGTCCATATCCGGGTTGATTCACTACCGACGGACCTTTCCCTCACCAGTGAGCCGGTAATGGATCCCTTCTGTATCGGTGATACCTTCAACCTCCGCGGCGAGGTCTTCGACGTGGGGGATTTCCCCTTGATCCAACACCAGTGGTTGACCTCCCCCGGCATCCAAAGCCCGGAACGTCTGTACCAGGGCATCTTCATCGCTCAGGACTCCGCCCTTTACCAGCGGCAGACCGTCAATGGTGCCTGCGTGGATACCGCGGAGATTCAGATTAATGTCATCAAGCCACCCATTTTGATCAAAGACCCAGAGAATCCGGTCGCCTGCCCCGGTGAGCCCCTCCAGCTAAACGTATCCTTTGATCCCACCCGCCCGGCTGGAGAATTGACGTGGATGGACCCCACCGGTGCGTTGAGTTGTACCGAATGCCTGGACCCCGTCGTCACCACCAACCAATCCGTCACCTTCATGATCGAGGTGATTGCGGAAGGTTCGGACTGCCCGTCGATGGATAGTTACACAGTAAATATTGCACCCGACGTATCTCCCGACCTAACCACAAATACTGTGGTATGCCCCGGTACGAGCCTGAGCTTAATCACTGGAAATGTCCGCGACGGGATCGAATATGAAATCTCGGGTGGTGGACAGGTGTTGCTCGATCCAAACGCGGAGGTGACGCCAACCCAAACTACGACGTATACCGTTACGGCCCGCAATCCAGCATTCGAGGCGTCTTCGGCGTGTGGAACGGTAACGCAGGAGATCACCATCCAGGTAGCGGATACCTACGAGTTATTCCTGGACGCGCCGACTAGCGTTTGCGTCGGCGAGCAGGCCAACTTTACCGCAAGGGTGGAACCGAATACCCCGGGCGTATTTTCTTACACGTTCGGCAACGGTGGTACCTCTCAGGGCGCCAACGCTTCCTTAAATATCACGCGAGACACCACGGTCAGCGTAACCTTTATCGACAATGCTGGGTGTAATTCCCTCACCCAAACCGCCACCGTTCTGGTGGATCTCGCCGGCATCCAACCGGGAATCGACGCCACCACTCTGAACGGTACCGAAATTTTGGGTACCGCCATCATTCAGGGAGCGGAGATTGTACTAACGGCTACGGGCGTTCCGGACGACTTTTCGGGTACCATCACCTGGGCATCCAATAACGGCAGCCCGTCCACTGGTACAGGACGCAGTATTACCGTCCGTGCGCCTGAGGAAGGGCGCTCCTTGTCCTACACACTTACGGTTAACCCGGACAACGGCTGTGAGTCCTCTGCATTCATCACTTTTGAGCTGGTGGAGGAACCCTTCGCTATCCCAGAGATCATTAGCGCCAACCAGGATGGACTCAATGACGACTTCCAGGTGTTTTTTACTGGTGGTACTGCGGTAGACGACTTCAGTTTGCTGGTATTCAACCGCTTTGGGCAGGAGGTCTTTAACTCCAGTGACCCGGAGGAAGGCTGGGATGGTACCAAGAATGGATCTCCTCAGAACCTGGGCACTTACCTATTTCTCACCAAGTTTACCATTGCCGGGCAGGAATTCCAGCGGGAAGGGCAGTTTTCTTTGGTCCGTTGA
- a CDS encoding c-type cytochrome — MAYQLKLTKTLLLLCCLFLSSFTAFAQDEPAAEAPAPTEVAGEASAGGVAVGAGDYSKGKSVWNANACGTCHIKNMKDNGTGPALGGVEERWAAEPREHLYRWVRNSQKLIASGESARAIQVWNENKPKIMSTYTKLTNDDIEHLLAYIDGQYTGNIPGGPGPDVAGPNGIQAEEADNTWIFVILGISLLLLSLILARVTSNMRYRVAASEGAAPTRRTLVEVLTSKGVIAFVVFALVVLGGYTTVNHAIDLGRQQDYQPEQPIKFSHVTHAGLNKIECQYCHDGARRSKHSVIPAVNTCMNCHRAIKVGSQYGTAEITKIFAAIGYDPKTDTYIENYEDLTNEEIKALYSSWILENQQKEYENPAEIDFDEVEEETERQLAALEDALTNEYTGDDKIAGPVEWVRIHNLPDHAYFNHAQHVTVGKLKCQNCHGPVEEMELVYQYSPLSMGWCINCHRQSEVQFEENDYYKAYERYHNEIEDGVRAGVTVEDIGGLNCQRCHY; from the coding sequence ATGGCATACCAGCTTAAACTGACCAAGACCCTGCTTCTGCTTTGCTGTCTCTTCCTGAGCAGCTTCACGGCTTTTGCACAAGATGAACCCGCCGCAGAGGCACCCGCACCCACGGAAGTGGCCGGTGAAGCTTCGGCCGGTGGCGTGGCCGTCGGGGCGGGAGATTACTCCAAGGGTAAATCCGTCTGGAACGCAAACGCGTGTGGTACCTGCCACATTAAAAACATGAAGGACAACGGTACCGGCCCCGCTCTCGGTGGGGTTGAGGAGCGCTGGGCTGCGGAGCCGCGCGAGCACCTTTACCGTTGGGTGCGTAACTCCCAAAAACTGATCGCTTCCGGTGAATCCGCCCGCGCTATCCAGGTGTGGAACGAGAATAAGCCGAAGATCATGTCGACCTACACCAAGTTGACGAATGACGACATCGAACACCTGCTGGCTTACATTGACGGACAGTACACTGGAAACATTCCTGGTGGCCCTGGCCCTGATGTTGCTGGTCCTAATGGTATTCAAGCTGAAGAGGCAGACAACACCTGGATCTTTGTTATCCTCGGCATTTCCTTACTCCTGCTTTCCCTCATCCTCGCCCGTGTAACCAGTAACATGCGTTACCGCGTTGCTGCCAGCGAAGGTGCAGCGCCAACCCGCCGCACACTCGTAGAAGTGCTAACTAGTAAGGGAGTTATTGCTTTCGTAGTCTTTGCCCTCGTGGTACTGGGTGGTTACACGACCGTCAACCACGCCATCGACCTCGGCCGCCAGCAGGATTACCAGCCGGAGCAACCCATCAAGTTCAGCCACGTTACGCACGCAGGCCTCAACAAGATCGAGTGTCAGTACTGCCACGACGGCGCCCGCCGCTCTAAGCACTCCGTGATTCCTGCCGTTAATACCTGTATGAACTGTCACCGCGCCATTAAGGTGGGTAGCCAGTACGGTACGGCCGAAATCACCAAGATATTTGCTGCGATCGGTTACGATCCCAAGACCGATACCTACATCGAGAACTACGAGGACCTGACCAACGAGGAGATCAAGGCGCTGTACTCCAGCTGGATCCTAGAGAATCAGCAGAAAGAATACGAGAACCCTGCGGAGATCGACTTCGACGAAGTAGAAGAAGAAACGGAGCGTCAACTCGCTGCCCTAGAGGATGCACTGACCAATGAGTACACAGGTGACGATAAGATCGCAGGACCAGTTGAATGGGTACGTATTCACAATCTCCCCGACCACGCTTACTTCAACCACGCCCAGCACGTAACTGTGGGTAAGTTGAAGTGCCAGAACTGTCATGGCCCGGTGGAAGAAATGGAACTCGTCTACCAGTACTCACCACTCAGTATGGGTTGGTGTATCAACTGTCACCGCCAGAGTGAGGTGCAGTTCGAAGAGAACGACTACTACAAGGCTTACGAACGCTACCACAACGAGATTGAAGACGGCGTGCGTGCCGGCGTAACCGTTGAGGATATCGGCGGCCTGAATTGCCAGCGCTGCCACTACTAA
- a CDS encoding TAT-variant-translocated molybdopterin oxidoreductase translates to MSKNNKQVWLGTDQLESSAEYVKATDNEVAQVTTQDLESPRLESSRRDFLKYLGFGMTAATIASCDIPVRKAIPYVSKPDTIVPGVATYFASTFAQSGDYVPLLVKTREGRPIKVEGNGMSPITQGGTTARAQAAILGLYDTSRFDGPYRIIEGKATSDRDPSNNDGWDIIDGEIMGKLTAGSQIRVVTHTLMSPSTLEAIAEFKKAYPNTEIVQYDPVSSAALLDANQATFGKRAIPTYRFDKAETIVSFGADFLGTWISPVQYARDYVQGRKTNQARMSRHIQVESGMSLTGSNADNRIMVKPSEQGQAILALYGAVVGGGSASLSGAVAEKIAAVGAELKRNRGRSLVVSSSNNLGEQLLVNAINEALGNYGSTIMTDKWSMQRKGDDKAIARFASELEADTIDAVFVLEGANPVYDNPWGATIAANLSKATIAVSLSGVPNDTSVLCNYVAPDHHFLESWGDVEAVEGELSLIQPTITPIFASVGRAGTRQAGESFLIWGKSATYQPDADQPYLEFVKSVWERTAYNRQSGFTAFRSFWDSALHDGVVTLGGGTPFTASTDAEAVPLAAPAAFNQGAVAGAMQRVNVQGTGQEVSFSETINVGNGVFANNPWLQECPDPVTRTVWGNYLTIPVKWEGGNSYTAYNDLNAEEYKGKADIVSLRPGGDKTPADVTVVRQFGQLEDTFSIAVGYGRKVTGMSGRAIGHDIGVNVYPWLPVVDGYVQYYITGAEVSGVVDNEEEFASVQYHHTMGLTTKNEAGAMVYYDRHTGETVEYDRPLTDEEKEHLEPFHVDEKTVMELGEGMQGGLTKRSIIYQGTFAELGELKGEIKERREEAQHLNEQTLYPYEEYAENIYGQGHWWAMHVDLTACIGCAACEVACVAENNVPIVGKYEVWRHHEMKWMRIDRYFYGDVENPRAVYQPMMCQHCDNAPCENVCPVNASQHSNEGLNQMIYNRCIGTRYCANNCPYKVRRFNWLDFTTGDLFSSNEPSVQDEELAFGADNLTRMVLNPDVTVRSRGVIEKCSFCTQRLQAGKLTAKVEGRRLRDSDVRTACQTACPTGAITFGDRNNKQGEVAAKLNNPLNYLALEEVNTQSAVFYAARVHNPMDELV, encoded by the coding sequence ATGAGTAAGAATAACAAACAAGTTTGGCTCGGTACTGATCAGTTAGAGTCCAGCGCCGAATACGTAAAGGCAACCGATAACGAAGTTGCTCAGGTAACTACCCAGGACCTCGAGTCCCCCCGTCTAGAGAGCAGCCGCCGTGACTTCCTGAAGTACCTCGGTTTTGGTATGACGGCTGCTACCATTGCGTCCTGTGACATTCCCGTCCGTAAGGCAATCCCATACGTCAGCAAGCCAGATACCATCGTTCCCGGTGTAGCTACTTACTTCGCCTCTACGTTCGCTCAGAGTGGAGACTACGTGCCGTTGCTCGTCAAGACTCGTGAAGGCCGCCCAATTAAGGTGGAGGGTAACGGTATGAGCCCCATCACTCAGGGTGGTACTACGGCTCGCGCTCAGGCTGCCATCCTTGGTCTGTACGATACCAGCCGCTTCGACGGTCCTTACCGCATCATCGAAGGTAAGGCCACCAGCGATCGTGACCCTAGCAATAATGATGGTTGGGATATCATCGATGGCGAAATCATGGGCAAGCTGACCGCCGGATCTCAGATTCGGGTAGTTACGCACACGCTGATGAGCCCCTCCACATTGGAGGCGATCGCTGAGTTCAAAAAAGCATACCCCAACACGGAGATCGTTCAGTACGACCCCGTATCTAGCGCCGCCCTGCTGGATGCCAACCAGGCTACTTTCGGCAAGCGTGCTATCCCGACTTACCGTTTCGACAAGGCGGAGACAATCGTCAGTTTTGGCGCTGATTTCCTCGGTACCTGGATCAGCCCCGTTCAGTACGCCCGCGACTACGTTCAGGGTCGCAAGACAAACCAGGCGCGCATGAGCCGCCACATCCAGGTAGAAAGCGGTATGTCACTTACCGGGTCTAACGCTGATAACCGGATCATGGTCAAGCCAAGTGAGCAAGGCCAAGCCATTTTGGCACTCTACGGAGCAGTTGTCGGTGGAGGGAGCGCTTCACTTTCTGGTGCAGTCGCCGAAAAGATTGCCGCGGTCGGTGCGGAACTCAAGCGTAACCGCGGTCGCAGCCTCGTCGTTTCCAGTAGCAATAACCTTGGAGAACAACTTCTCGTTAACGCCATCAACGAAGCGCTGGGTAACTACGGTTCCACCATCATGACCGATAAGTGGAGCATGCAGCGCAAGGGTGACGACAAAGCGATCGCCCGATTCGCCAGCGAGTTGGAGGCCGATACCATCGATGCTGTCTTTGTTTTGGAGGGTGCCAACCCCGTCTATGACAACCCGTGGGGCGCGACCATCGCTGCTAACCTCAGCAAAGCAACCATTGCGGTGAGCCTAAGTGGTGTCCCAAATGATACTAGCGTCCTTTGTAACTACGTAGCTCCCGATCACCACTTCCTGGAGAGTTGGGGCGACGTTGAAGCCGTTGAAGGTGAATTGAGCCTCATTCAGCCAACCATTACGCCAATTTTTGCCAGTGTGGGTCGTGCCGGTACGCGGCAGGCCGGTGAGTCTTTCCTCATTTGGGGTAAGTCCGCCACCTACCAGCCAGATGCTGATCAGCCTTACCTGGAGTTCGTAAAGAGCGTCTGGGAACGTACGGCATACAATCGCCAATCCGGTTTCACTGCCTTCCGTTCTTTCTGGGATTCAGCGCTGCACGACGGTGTTGTTACCCTGGGTGGCGGTACACCATTCACGGCTAGTACTGACGCTGAAGCCGTACCGTTAGCTGCCCCTGCCGCCTTCAATCAGGGCGCTGTCGCGGGTGCGATGCAAAGGGTTAATGTACAAGGGACCGGCCAGGAAGTCAGTTTCTCGGAAACGATCAACGTGGGTAACGGCGTCTTTGCCAATAACCCCTGGTTACAGGAGTGTCCCGACCCGGTTACGCGTACCGTATGGGGTAACTACCTCACCATCCCGGTAAAGTGGGAAGGTGGCAATAGCTATACCGCTTACAATGACCTCAACGCCGAAGAATACAAAGGCAAGGCCGATATTGTTAGCCTCCGCCCCGGTGGCGACAAGACACCCGCTGATGTAACGGTGGTTCGTCAGTTCGGCCAATTAGAAGATACCTTCTCTATCGCCGTAGGTTACGGCCGCAAAGTCACCGGAATGTCCGGCCGCGCAATTGGCCACGACATCGGCGTAAATGTTTACCCCTGGCTTCCAGTCGTAGATGGTTACGTACAGTACTACATCACGGGCGCGGAAGTGTCCGGGGTTGTGGACAACGAAGAAGAATTTGCCTCCGTCCAGTACCACCACACGATGGGTCTTACGACCAAGAATGAGGCTGGCGCGATGGTCTACTACGATCGCCACACCGGCGAAACCGTAGAATATGATCGTCCGCTAACGGATGAGGAAAAAGAACACCTGGAACCCTTCCACGTCGACGAAAAGACGGTCATGGAACTGGGTGAAGGTATGCAGGGTGGTCTCACCAAGCGTTCCATAATTTACCAGGGCACTTTCGCTGAGTTGGGTGAACTAAAGGGCGAGATCAAGGAGCGCCGCGAGGAAGCACAACACCTTAACGAGCAAACACTTTACCCTTACGAAGAGTACGCGGAGAACATCTACGGACAGGGTCACTGGTGGGCGATGCACGTCGACCTCACCGCCTGTATCGGTTGTGCCGCCTGTGAGGTAGCCTGTGTGGCGGAGAACAACGTTCCGATCGTAGGTAAGTACGAAGTATGGCGCCACCACGAAATGAAGTGGATGCGCATCGACCGTTACTTCTACGGCGACGTCGAAAACCCCCGTGCCGTCTACCAACCCATGATGTGCCAGCACTGCGACAACGCTCCGTGTGAGAACGTTTGCCCGGTAAACGCCAGCCAGCACAGCAATGAGGGGCTTAACCAGATGATCTACAACCGCTGTATCGGAACCCGTTACTGCGCCAATAACTGTCCCTACAAAGTCCGCCGCTTCAATTGGTTGGATTTTACTACTGGTGACCTCTTCAGCTCCAACGAACCCAGCGTTCAGGACGAGGAATTGGCCTTCGGTGCGGACAACCTGACGCGGATGGTTCTGAACCCAGACGTGACCGTACGTAGCCGTGGTGTAATTGAGAAATGTAGCTTCTGTACCCAGCGCCTTCAGGCCGGCAAGCTGACCGCGAAAGTGGAAGGCCGCCGCCTCCGCGACTCTGACGTACGGACCGCTTGCCAAACCGCCTGCCCCACGGGTGCCATCACCTTTGGTGACCGTAACAACAAGCAGGGTGAAGTAGCCGCAAAACTGAACAACCCGCTAAACTACCTTGCTCTTGAGGAAGTGAACACCCAAAGCGCCGTATTCTACGCTGCACGGGTGCACAATCCCATGGACGAGCTGGTCTAA
- a CDS encoding cytochrome c, with product MRHLLIVLLLGTVLFLFSYCGKTTHQQGHVLYDQHCGNCHMEDGAGLRQLIPPLAGSDYLRDNPAAVVHGIVHGMQGPLVVNDITYNQPMPGNKELTEFQIVNIVNYINQAWGNDYGLITVTDARQWME from the coding sequence ATGCGTCACCTCCTGATTGTCTTGCTGCTCGGCACCGTGTTGTTTCTCTTCAGCTATTGTGGCAAAACGACCCATCAGCAGGGCCACGTGCTGTACGATCAGCACTGTGGGAATTGCCATATGGAGGACGGTGCCGGCCTCAGGCAATTGATCCCGCCCCTCGCCGGCTCGGATTATTTGCGTGATAACCCCGCGGCTGTGGTTCACGGTATCGTGCACGGAATGCAGGGCCCGCTGGTGGTAAATGACATTACCTACAATCAACCCATGCCGGGCAATAAAGAACTCACGGAGTTTCAGATCGTCAACATCGTTAACTACATCAACCAGGCCTGGGGAAATGATTACGGCCTCATCACCGTGACCGACGCCCGACAATGGATGGAGTGA
- the nrfD gene encoding NrfD/PsrC family molybdoenzyme membrane anchor subunit, whose product MSGHVAPVRRPLITGNKTYHQITEDICRPTETAPSLSWVITFILSVMCLGLFVFSVAWTIWVGIGSWNLNRTINWGWDITNFVWWVGIGHAGTLISAILLLFRQKWRTGVNRAAEAMTIFAVMCAGQFPLIHMGRLWLAIFIFPYPNTRGPLWVNFNSPLLWDVFAISTYFTVSLLFWYAGLVPDLATVRDRAKGLRKKIYSVVSFGWNGSAKHWQRWESLSLILAGLATPLVLSVHTIVSFDFATSVIPGWHTTIFPPYFVAGAIFSGFAMVLTLMLIARKVLHLEDYITIEHIESMNKVILLTGSIVGVAYLTELFIAWYSGYIYEQFAFLNRVLGPYYWSYIGMMLCNVLSPQIFWSKKLRTSLFWTFFMSIFINIGMWFERFVIIATTLARDYLPSSWSYYVPTWVEICIFIGTIGLFFTLFLIFTRVAPVVAIAEVKSILKTSGDQYIGPNAHHGHSYGHGHHVPATANDHAAGSTVDIDPADPNRRFDGKPDSQKDSYGGDN is encoded by the coding sequence ATGAGTGGACATGTAGCACCCGTTCGCAGGCCGTTAATCACGGGGAACAAAACGTACCACCAGATCACGGAGGATATCTGTCGCCCAACGGAAACGGCGCCTTCCCTTTCCTGGGTTATTACGTTTATCCTTTCCGTGATGTGTTTGGGCTTGTTCGTCTTTTCCGTCGCCTGGACGATCTGGGTTGGAATTGGCTCCTGGAACCTTAACCGTACCATTAACTGGGGTTGGGATATCACCAACTTCGTTTGGTGGGTAGGTATTGGCCACGCCGGTACGTTGATCTCGGCCATCCTTCTCCTTTTCCGCCAGAAGTGGCGTACGGGGGTAAACCGCGCCGCGGAGGCCATGACGATCTTCGCCGTGATGTGTGCCGGTCAATTCCCTTTGATTCACATGGGTCGCCTCTGGTTGGCCATCTTCATCTTCCCTTACCCGAACACGCGTGGCCCACTGTGGGTGAACTTCAATAGCCCACTACTGTGGGACGTATTCGCCATTTCTACCTATTTCACGGTATCGTTGCTGTTCTGGTACGCTGGTTTGGTTCCCGACTTGGCTACGGTTCGTGACCGGGCCAAAGGCCTTCGCAAAAAGATCTACAGCGTAGTGTCCTTCGGCTGGAATGGTTCCGCTAAGCACTGGCAGCGTTGGGAGAGCCTTTCTCTCATCCTCGCCGGTCTCGCTACGCCACTCGTTCTTTCCGTACACACGATTGTATCCTTCGACTTCGCGACTTCCGTAATTCCCGGTTGGCACACGACGATCTTCCCTCCCTACTTCGTAGCGGGTGCGATCTTCTCTGGCTTTGCGATGGTACTGACGCTGATGCTGATTGCCCGTAAGGTCCTCCACCTGGAAGATTACATTACGATCGAGCACATCGAGTCGATGAATAAGGTAATTCTGCTTACTGGATCGATCGTGGGTGTGGCTTACCTCACGGAGCTCTTCATCGCCTGGTACTCCGGCTACATCTACGAGCAGTTCGCCTTCCTCAACCGGGTGCTCGGGCCTTACTACTGGTCCTACATCGGGATGATGCTGTGTAACGTATTATCGCCGCAGATCTTCTGGAGCAAGAAATTGCGGACAAGTCTGTTCTGGACCTTCTTCATGTCGATTTTCATCAACATTGGTATGTGGTTCGAACGCTTCGTCATTATTGCTACAACGCTGGCCCGTGATTACCTGCCCTCCAGCTGGTCCTACTACGTACCTACCTGGGTGGAGATTTGCATCTTCATTGGAACCATCGGGCTGTTCTTCACCCTCTTCCTGATCTTCACCCGGGTTGCACCGGTAGTAGCGATTGCGGAAGTGAAATCTATCCTGAAGACCTCCGGCGACCAGTACATCGGTCCTAACGCCCACCACGGGCATAGCTACGGACACGGTCACCACGTGCCCGCAACGGCGAATGACCACGCGGCTGGTTCTACGGTAGATATTGACCCAGCGGACCCTAACCGTCGCTTTGACGGCAAACCTGACTCACAAAAAGACAGCTACGGCGGCGACAACTAA
- a CDS encoding DUF3341 domain-containing protein has protein sequence MATTTIPHSGVPAGSLQATEDDGLSDILFGLYDDEEKLLEAVKAANAAHLEIDDVYTPFPVHGLDPLLGLAESRLHQAGFVFGSIGCLFGFGFMTWVFTRDWPIIFGGKPYWSVPAFIPITFELTVLFAAVGMVLVFYIICGLGPGAEPRRLHDRITDDKFCIAFDATNVGSEQTDKFREFFAQTGAESVHMKRTH, from the coding sequence ATGGCAACAACTACAATCCCCCACAGCGGAGTACCCGCAGGTAGCCTCCAAGCTACTGAGGACGATGGTCTGTCCGATATCCTATTTGGACTTTACGACGATGAGGAGAAGCTGTTGGAAGCCGTGAAGGCTGCTAACGCTGCTCACCTCGAGATTGACGACGTTTACACGCCGTTCCCCGTTCACGGGTTAGATCCTCTTCTGGGCCTCGCCGAAAGCCGTCTGCACCAGGCTGGATTCGTCTTTGGTTCTATCGGCTGTCTGTTTGGCTTTGGCTTTATGACGTGGGTATTTACCCGCGATTGGCCGATCATCTTTGGTGGTAAGCCTTACTGGTCCGTACCGGCGTTTATTCCAATCACTTTCGAACTGACGGTTCTTTTTGCTGCGGTAGGAATGGTTCTGGTATTCTACATCATTTGTGGACTGGGCCCCGGTGCAGAGCCTCGCCGTCTGCACGACCGCATAACGGATGACAAGTTCTGTATTGCCTTCGACGCTACGAATGTTGGCAGTGAGCAGACGGACAAGTTCCGCGAGTTCTTCGCTCAAACTGGAGCGGAGTCAGTTCATATGAAACGAACGCACTAA
- a CDS encoding cytochrome c produces MLAFAVALVSCDAEDNYTGSEYMPDMAHSLALEANTYNYYYYNTWDDRSTVELAKLVYPRVTVEGTVPRGYAGRYLDGAPAPPEGEEELRSYTLAEQSDNGISAPTNGHVPYYYDDTPEGRERAIAELTENPFPITEEGMIRGAVLYNTFCGICHGAQGNGLGYIYDEEQNPNAAYPLAPANFLTDEFKAASNGRYYNAIMHGYNAMGAYKDKISYEERWQVIHYIRALQAKDGKFQYDQDGNTFNAAFGTPVAQYDPRARSVQDAGEQIGGVIEDVDVEDAEAAMESGQMRKK; encoded by the coding sequence ATGCTCGCTTTTGCGGTAGCTCTCGTATCCTGCGATGCGGAAGACAACTACACGGGAAGTGAGTACATGCCCGACATGGCCCACTCGTTGGCGTTGGAGGCAAATACCTACAACTACTACTATTACAATACGTGGGATGACCGTTCTACGGTAGAACTTGCCAAGTTGGTCTACCCGCGGGTTACGGTTGAAGGTACCGTGCCCCGTGGTTACGCCGGCCGTTACCTGGATGGTGCCCCCGCACCACCGGAAGGAGAGGAAGAACTGCGTAGCTACACGCTCGCTGAGCAGTCCGACAACGGTATTAGCGCGCCGACCAATGGCCACGTTCCTTATTATTACGATGATACTCCCGAAGGCCGTGAACGTGCCATTGCAGAGTTGACGGAAAATCCATTTCCAATCACCGAGGAAGGCATGATCCGCGGCGCGGTGCTCTACAACACCTTCTGTGGAATCTGCCACGGTGCTCAGGGCAATGGCCTTGGCTACATCTACGACGAGGAGCAAAATCCTAATGCTGCCTACCCATTGGCACCAGCGAACTTCCTCACGGATGAGTTCAAAGCAGCCAGTAACGGCCGCTACTATAACGCCATTATGCACGGCTACAACGCAATGGGAGCCTACAAAGACAAGATCTCCTACGAGGAGCGTTGGCAGGTGATTCACTACATCCGCGCCCTGCAGGCTAAGGACGGTAAGTTCCAATACGATCAGGACGGTAATACGTTCAACGCGGCTTTCGGTACTCCGGTAGCCCAGTATGACCCCCGCGCCCGCTCGGTACAAGATGCCGGTGAGCAGATTGGCGGCGTCATCGAAGACGTCGACGTAGAGGATGCGGAAGCAGCGATGGAAAGCGGCCAAATGCGCAAGAAGTAA